One Spiribacter halobius DNA segment encodes these proteins:
- a CDS encoding amidase, which produces MAERIQPADPVTLTAREAARRIGSGALSSRALVEACLERIAREDESLRAWKFVDPEKALAEADERDQRRKRGLPLGSLHGVPVGIKDIIDVQGMPTTNGTAVDEGRRPEADATLVRRLRQAGAVILGKTVTTELAYYQPADTRNPHDPERTPGGSSSGSAAAVAAHMVPLAVGTQTHGSVIRPAAFCGVVGFKPTYGAIPRTGVLRLAPTLDQVGVFARSIEDAALAEVVMGADGSDTDVREYPGPLTGTTLSEPPVAPDLAFTGSPAWDRAEEGTEAAFDELREALGDRIEAMEMPEVFARARGWLDAVMRAEMARNVGHYVDRYPDQMSDKLRELVEEGRGIRAPDYLAARDMSTVLHEGLRPIFHRFDAIVTPAVPGEAPVGLDTTGDPAFCSLWTFCGLPCLSLPLLTGPNGLPLGVQLVGQRGQDARLLRTARWLVRQLTEGEAT; this is translated from the coding sequence ATGGCTGAGCGTATCCAGCCAGCTGACCCGGTGACCCTGACCGCCCGCGAGGCGGCGCGGCGGATCGGCTCCGGTGCGCTCAGCTCGCGCGCTCTCGTCGAGGCCTGCCTGGAGCGGATCGCCCGGGAGGACGAGTCCCTCCGGGCCTGGAAGTTCGTGGATCCGGAAAAGGCGCTGGCGGAGGCAGACGAACGCGATCAGCGCCGCAAGCGCGGGCTGCCGCTCGGGTCCCTGCACGGGGTGCCGGTGGGCATCAAGGACATCATCGACGTCCAGGGCATGCCCACGACCAATGGCACGGCCGTAGACGAGGGTCGCCGGCCCGAGGCGGACGCCACGCTGGTGCGCCGGCTCCGGCAGGCCGGTGCCGTCATTCTGGGCAAGACCGTGACCACCGAGCTCGCCTACTATCAGCCGGCCGACACGCGCAACCCCCATGACCCGGAGCGCACGCCGGGTGGGTCGTCCAGCGGGTCGGCCGCGGCGGTGGCGGCTCATATGGTCCCGCTGGCCGTCGGGACCCAGACCCATGGATCGGTCATCCGGCCCGCCGCCTTCTGCGGCGTGGTGGGATTCAAGCCTACCTACGGCGCCATTCCCCGCACTGGCGTGCTCAGGCTCGCGCCGACGCTCGATCAGGTTGGCGTATTCGCGCGCAGCATCGAGGACGCGGCGCTTGCCGAGGTGGTGATGGGTGCAGACGGCAGCGACACCGACGTCCGCGAGTACCCCGGGCCTCTCACCGGTACTACGCTCTCGGAACCGCCGGTGGCGCCGGACCTCGCGTTCACGGGCAGTCCGGCCTGGGACAGGGCCGAGGAGGGGACCGAGGCGGCCTTCGACGAGCTTCGGGAGGCGCTCGGCGACCGCATCGAAGCGATGGAGATGCCCGAGGTATTTGCTCGCGCCCGCGGGTGGCTGGATGCCGTCATGCGGGCGGAGATGGCGCGCAATGTCGGCCACTACGTGGATCGTTACCCGGATCAAATGAGCGACAAGCTCAGGGAGCTGGTGGAGGAAGGCCGAGGTATCCGCGCGCCGGACTACCTGGCTGCCCGGGACATGTCCACGGTGCTCCACGAAGGGTTGCGGCCCATCTTCCACCGCTTCGATGCCATCGTGACGCCGGCGGTGCCGGGCGAGGCGCCGGTGGGTCTGGACACGACGGGAGACCCGGCCTTCTGCAGTCTCTGGACGTTCTGTGGCTTGCCCTGCCTGAGCCTGCCACTGCTGACCGGGCCGAACGGCCTGCCTCTCGGCGTGCAGCTGGTGGGGCAGCGGGGGCAGGATGCGCGGCTCCTGCGCACGGCGCGCTGGCTGGTGCGACAGCTCACCGAGGGAGAGGCGACATGA
- the acnA gene encoding aconitate hydratase AcnA encodes MSNTYNARSTLNVKGRQYDIYRLDALKDRYDVDRLPFSLKVLLENLLRKEDGQNVTAEHIEALCNWDPKTKSQEQIAFMPARVVLQDFTGVPAVVDLAAMRDAMQKLGGDPKLINPLEPADLVIDHSVMVDHYGTANALDLNTKIEFKRNEERYKFLRWGQKAFSNFRVVPPGTGIVHQVNLEYLSKVVFTKETEGNPLAYPDTLVGTDSHTTMVNGLGVLGWGVGGIEAEAVMLGQPITMLIPEVIGFKFTGSMPEGATATDLVLTVTQMLREKGVVGKFVEFFGDGLDNLPLADRATISNMAPEYGATCGIFPMDRETIRYLELSGRDQETIDLVEVYAREQGMWRDTGDREAEYTDILELDLGEVEPSIAGPKRPQDRIALRSAKEAFLSYLEGELEGRGTLPDAEEERFEGEGGHTAPGNDLWHEAGAVEVELDGEKHYLKHGDVVIAAITSCTNTSNPAVLVAAGLVAKKAHELGLDTKPWVKTSFAPGSQVVPAYLEKAGLMKPLEALGFNVVGFGCTTCIGNSGPLDETITNAIREGDLIVSGVLSGNRNFEGRIHPDVPANYLASPPLVVAYALAGTMARDLVNEPIGHGKDGKPVYLKDIWPSQREIAELIGSSISSQMYQDKYSDVFAGSETWQKLPVPEGEIYEWPDSTYVRNPPYFEGMDLEPGGISEIEGAHCLVKVGDSITTDHISPAGAIKPDSPAGKYLQSLGIMPQDFNSYGSRRGNHEVMMRGTFANVRLRNQLVPGSQGSWTVHYPSGEEMSIYDAAMRYKEEGTPLAILAGKEYGTGSSRDWAAKGTALLGVRVVIAESYERIHRSNLVGFGVLPLQYAEGENAESLGLTGEEVFDIGSLEGEPSSVKVRAKAKDGSVKEFEARVRIDTPTEWDYYRNGGILHYVLRDLAQKSQAA; translated from the coding sequence ATGAGCAATACCTACAACGCCCGCTCGACGCTGAACGTCAAAGGCCGGCAGTACGATATCTACCGGCTGGACGCCCTCAAGGACCGCTACGACGTCGACCGCCTTCCCTTCTCGCTGAAGGTGCTGCTGGAGAATCTGCTGCGCAAGGAGGACGGCCAGAACGTCACCGCCGAGCACATCGAGGCGCTGTGCAACTGGGACCCGAAGACCAAGTCCCAGGAGCAGATTGCCTTCATGCCGGCGCGGGTCGTCCTGCAGGACTTCACCGGCGTGCCGGCGGTGGTGGACCTCGCCGCCATGCGCGACGCAATGCAGAAGCTCGGCGGCGACCCCAAGCTGATCAACCCGCTGGAGCCGGCGGACCTCGTGATCGACCACTCCGTGATGGTCGACCACTACGGCACCGCGAACGCGCTGGACCTGAACACGAAGATCGAATTCAAGCGCAACGAGGAACGCTACAAGTTCCTGCGCTGGGGCCAGAAGGCCTTCTCGAACTTCCGTGTGGTGCCGCCCGGCACCGGCATCGTCCACCAGGTGAACCTCGAGTACCTCTCCAAGGTGGTGTTCACCAAGGAGACCGAGGGCAATCCGCTGGCCTATCCGGACACCCTGGTGGGTACTGACTCCCACACCACCATGGTCAACGGCCTGGGCGTGCTGGGCTGGGGCGTGGGCGGCATCGAGGCCGAGGCGGTCATGCTCGGCCAGCCGATCACGATGCTCATCCCCGAGGTGATCGGCTTCAAGTTCACCGGCAGCATGCCCGAAGGCGCGACCGCCACCGATCTGGTGCTGACGGTGACGCAGATGCTTCGCGAGAAGGGCGTGGTGGGCAAGTTCGTCGAGTTCTTCGGCGACGGCCTCGACAACCTGCCGCTGGCCGACCGGGCCACGATCAGCAACATGGCGCCGGAGTATGGCGCCACCTGCGGCATCTTCCCGATGGACCGGGAAACCATCCGCTACCTCGAGCTCTCGGGACGCGATCAGGAGACCATCGACCTGGTGGAGGTCTACGCCCGCGAGCAGGGCATGTGGCGCGACACGGGCGATCGCGAGGCCGAGTACACCGACATCCTCGAGCTCGACCTCGGCGAGGTCGAGCCGAGCATCGCCGGCCCCAAGCGCCCGCAGGACCGCATCGCCCTGCGCAGCGCGAAGGAGGCGTTCCTGAGCTACCTGGAGGGCGAGCTCGAGGGCCGCGGCACGCTGCCCGACGCCGAAGAGGAGCGCTTCGAGGGCGAAGGCGGCCACACCGCCCCGGGCAACGACCTCTGGCACGAGGCCGGCGCCGTCGAGGTGGAGCTCGACGGCGAGAAGCACTACCTCAAGCATGGCGACGTGGTCATCGCCGCGATCACTTCCTGCACCAACACCTCCAACCCGGCCGTGCTGGTGGCGGCGGGCCTGGTGGCGAAGAAGGCCCACGAGCTCGGCCTCGACACCAAGCCCTGGGTGAAGACCTCCTTCGCCCCGGGCTCCCAGGTGGTCCCGGCCTACCTCGAGAAGGCCGGGCTGATGAAGCCGCTGGAGGCCCTCGGCTTCAACGTGGTCGGCTTTGGCTGCACCACCTGCATCGGCAACTCCGGGCCGCTGGACGAGACCATCACCAACGCCATCCGCGAGGGTGATCTGATCGTCTCCGGCGTGCTTTCCGGCAACCGCAACTTCGAAGGCCGCATCCATCCGGACGTGCCCGCCAACTACCTCGCCTCGCCGCCGCTGGTGGTGGCCTACGCCCTCGCCGGCACCATGGCCCGGGACCTGGTCAACGAGCCCATCGGCCACGGCAAGGACGGCAAGCCGGTATACCTGAAGGACATCTGGCCGTCGCAGCGCGAGATCGCCGAGCTGATCGGCAGCAGCATCAGCTCGCAGATGTACCAGGACAAGTACTCGGACGTCTTCGCCGGCTCCGAGACCTGGCAGAAGCTGCCGGTGCCGGAGGGCGAGATCTACGAGTGGCCGGACTCCACCTACGTCCGCAACCCGCCGTACTTCGAGGGCATGGACCTGGAGCCCGGGGGCATCTCCGAGATCGAGGGCGCGCACTGCCTGGTCAAGGTGGGGGACTCCATCACCACGGACCACATCTCCCCGGCCGGCGCGATCAAGCCGGACAGCCCGGCGGGCAAGTATCTGCAGTCCCTCGGCATCATGCCGCAGGACTTCAACAGCTACGGCTCGCGGCGCGGCAACCACGAGGTGATGATGCGCGGCACCTTCGCCAACGTTCGCCTGCGCAACCAGCTGGTCCCGGGCAGCCAGGGCAGCTGGACGGTGCACTACCCCTCTGGCGAGGAAATGTCCATCTACGACGCCGCCATGCGCTACAAGGAGGAAGGCACCCCCCTGGCGATCCTCGCCGGCAAGGAGTACGGGACGGGCTCGAGCCGCGACTGGGCGGCCAAGGGCACCGCGCTCCTTGGGGTGCGCGTGGTGATTGCCGAGAGCTACGAGCGCATCCACCGCTCCAACCTGGTCGGCTTCGGCGTGCTGCCGCTGCAGTATGCGGAGGGCGAGAATGCCGAGAGCCTCGGCCTCACCGGCGAGGAGGTCTTCGACATCGGCTCCCTGGAGGGCGAGCCGAGCTCGGTGAAGGTACGCGCGAAGGCGAAGGACGGCTCGGTGAAGGAGTTCGAGGCGCGGGTGCGCATCGACACCCCCACCGAGTGGGACTACTACCGCAACGGCGGCATCCTGCACTACGTCCTGCGGGACCTGGCGCAGAAGTCCCAGGCGGCGTAG
- the hflD gene encoding high frequency lysogenization protein HflD produces the protein MASPEREQALALAGLVQALSEVRQIAAHGQGERRRIEPCLHALLNQWEGSVADLYGGPGALEPGLRLLVEHLAQPREMELTRYLVAVMQLERKLRRDRQRFQRVIDGLAQASKQAEYFESVSHDSVLRNLGELYRENISPLRPRIVVRGHQAYLEDPYNAALIRSLLLAALRAASLWRASGGGRLRLIIGRRGIIEAARGELARIY, from the coding sequence TTGGCGTCGCCTGAGCGCGAGCAGGCGCTGGCGCTGGCCGGGCTGGTACAGGCGCTCTCCGAGGTTCGCCAGATCGCCGCCCACGGCCAGGGCGAGCGGCGGCGGATCGAGCCCTGCCTGCATGCCCTGCTGAACCAGTGGGAGGGCTCCGTCGCCGACCTCTACGGCGGCCCCGGGGCCCTCGAGCCCGGGCTGCGGCTGCTGGTGGAGCATCTCGCCCAGCCACGGGAGATGGAGCTGACGCGCTATCTGGTGGCGGTGATGCAGCTCGAGCGTAAGCTGCGCCGCGACCGGCAGCGCTTCCAACGGGTGATCGACGGGCTCGCCCAGGCGAGCAAGCAGGCGGAGTACTTCGAGAGCGTCAGCCACGACAGCGTGCTGCGCAATCTCGGCGAGCTCTACCGGGAGAACATCAGCCCGCTGCGCCCGCGCATCGTGGTGCGGGGCCATCAGGCCTATCTCGAGGACCCCTACAACGCCGCGCTCATCCGCAGCCTGCTGCTCGCGGCCCTGCGCGCCGCCAGCCTCTGGCGGGCATCGGGGGGCGGCCGGCTCCGGCTTATCATCGGTCGACGCGGCATCATCGAGGCCGCCCGCGGCGAGCTCGCCCGCATCTACTGA
- the mnmA gene encoding tRNA 2-thiouridine(34) synthase MnmA yields the protein MAVSRDSIVVGLSGGVDSAVAALLLVEQGHDVQGLFMKNWEDDDSDTECSAEADFADARQVADTLGIPLHRVNFAREYRQQVFEACLAEFRAGRTPNPDILCNRHIKFRAFLDHARRLGATRIATGHYAGVGGRPGARTLLRAADGNKDQTYFLHALDQAQLEAAVFPLAGLRKAEVRRRADAAGFANFDKPDSTGICFIGERDFAEFLGRYLPREPGPIVDIDGSVLGEHRGLAFYTVGQRRGLDLGGRAERSGAPWYVFDKDLTGNRLIVVQGHDHPALLAGALEASDVHWISGAPPRAPLDALARVRHRQPLQPCRVVPRGRDRARVIFRHAQRALAPGQSVVFYDDSRCLGGGVIERRLDPAAGEPDLGVA from the coding sequence ATGGCGGTTTCCAGGGACAGCATCGTCGTCGGTCTCTCCGGAGGCGTGGACTCGGCCGTCGCCGCGCTCCTGCTCGTCGAGCAGGGCCACGACGTGCAGGGTCTGTTCATGAAGAACTGGGAGGACGACGACAGCGACACCGAGTGCAGCGCCGAGGCGGATTTTGCGGACGCACGCCAGGTCGCGGACACCCTCGGCATCCCTTTGCACCGGGTGAACTTCGCCCGCGAGTACCGCCAGCAGGTGTTCGAGGCGTGTCTCGCCGAGTTCCGCGCCGGCCGGACCCCGAATCCGGACATCCTCTGCAACCGGCACATCAAGTTCCGCGCCTTTCTCGACCACGCCCGCCGGCTCGGGGCCACGCGCATTGCCACGGGCCACTACGCGGGGGTCGGCGGCCGACCCGGGGCGCGGACGCTGCTGCGCGCCGCCGACGGCAACAAGGACCAGACCTACTTCCTGCATGCCCTGGACCAGGCGCAGCTGGAGGCGGCGGTGTTCCCGCTTGCCGGACTGCGCAAGGCGGAGGTCCGCCGGCGCGCGGATGCCGCGGGTTTCGCCAACTTCGACAAGCCCGACAGCACCGGTATCTGCTTCATCGGCGAGCGCGATTTCGCCGAGTTCCTGGGTCGCTACCTGCCGCGCGAGCCGGGACCCATCGTCGATATCGACGGTAGCGTGCTGGGGGAGCACCGTGGCCTTGCCTTCTACACCGTGGGGCAGCGGCGCGGGCTCGATCTCGGCGGGCGCGCCGAGCGCAGCGGCGCCCCCTGGTACGTGTTCGACAAGGACCTCACCGGCAATCGCCTGATCGTGGTCCAGGGGCACGACCATCCGGCGCTGCTGGCCGGCGCGCTGGAGGCCAGCGACGTGCACTGGATCAGCGGTGCACCGCCGCGGGCGCCCCTCGACGCCCTGGCGCGGGTGCGGCACCGCCAGCCACTGCAGCCCTGCCGGGTAGTGCCGCGGGGGCGCGACCGTGCACGGGTGATCTTCCGGCATGCGCAGCGTGCGCTGGCGCCGGGGCAGTCGGTGGTCTTCTACGACGATAGCCGTTGCCTCGGCGGCGGGGTTATCGAGCGGCGTCTGGACCCGGCAGCGGGGGAGCCCGACCTTGGCGTCGCCTGA
- a CDS encoding NUDIX domain-containing protein encodes MSDWRPHVTVAVVAVDTDGRLLLVEEHVDGRRVLNQPAGHLEDRESLVDAAIREAREETGWRVEPEAIIGLYRWRHPNSAETFLRTAFYAHAVERIPDAELDAEIEAVRWLTREELKAARPRWRSPLVGRVIADLDAGARYPLAVLQDLP; translated from the coding sequence ATGAGCGACTGGCGACCGCACGTCACCGTTGCCGTGGTGGCGGTGGACACCGACGGCCGGCTGCTGCTGGTTGAGGAACATGTCGATGGCCGCCGCGTGCTGAACCAGCCCGCCGGTCATCTCGAGGACCGGGAGAGCCTTGTCGATGCGGCCATCAGGGAGGCCCGGGAGGAAACCGGCTGGCGGGTGGAGCCGGAGGCAATCATCGGTCTGTACCGCTGGCGCCACCCGAACAGCGCAGAGACCTTCCTGCGCACGGCATTCTACGCCCACGCGGTAGAGCGGATCCCCGACGCTGAGCTGGACGCGGAAATCGAGGCCGTGCGCTGGCTTACCCGGGAGGAACTGAAAGCGGCACGACCACGCTGGCGCAGCCCACTGGTCGGCCGTGTCATAGCCGATCTGGACGCCGGCGCCCGCTACCCGCTCGCGGTGCTGCAGGACCTTCCCTGA
- a CDS encoding LysR family transcriptional regulator gives MSAPAVTGAPYRQDRLKQLRAFCFTAQAGSISRAAERLGLSQPSVSLQVQALERELGITVLERRGPRIRLTPDGERLYELAQPLVEGVDALPTRFAERSASVDRGHLDIAAGESTTLYLLPELLRRYMAAHPGVRIKLHNLQGRELGEALRQDEVDFGVGSMLDLPDDVNYRAIYSYGLSLITPQDHPLARRDVISLRDLAGGELIVPPRQLTTWRLISLVFQQHSIPYRVRLEVGGWETIKRYVELGFGIAIVSNICLTGEERVAVRSLPEIFPKRTYGVMVRRGRFLSAQAKRFIELMKPDFFEEPESAARSRPAHRENVFVASDGVDAI, from the coding sequence ATGAGTGCCCCAGCCGTTACCGGTGCCCCCTACCGCCAGGATCGCCTCAAGCAACTGCGGGCGTTCTGCTTCACCGCCCAGGCCGGCAGCATCTCCCGCGCCGCCGAGCGGCTCGGCCTGAGCCAGCCGTCAGTCTCGCTGCAGGTCCAGGCCCTTGAGCGCGAGCTCGGCATCACCGTGCTGGAGCGCCGGGGCCCGCGGATACGGCTGACGCCGGACGGCGAGCGGCTCTACGAGCTGGCCCAGCCGCTGGTGGAGGGCGTGGACGCCCTGCCCACCCGTTTCGCCGAACGCAGCGCCAGCGTGGACCGTGGCCACCTCGACATCGCCGCCGGCGAGTCCACCACGCTGTATCTGCTGCCGGAGCTGCTGCGCCGATACATGGCGGCCCATCCGGGGGTGCGCATCAAGCTGCACAACCTGCAGGGCCGCGAGCTCGGCGAGGCCCTGCGCCAGGACGAGGTGGATTTCGGCGTCGGCTCGATGCTGGATCTGCCAGACGACGTCAACTATCGCGCCATCTATTCCTACGGGCTTTCCCTGATCACACCGCAGGACCACCCCCTCGCCCGCCGGGACGTCATCTCCCTGCGTGACCTCGCCGGCGGCGAGCTCATCGTGCCGCCGCGCCAGCTCACCACCTGGCGGCTCATCAGCCTCGTCTTCCAGCAGCACAGCATCCCCTACCGGGTTCGCCTGGAGGTGGGCGGCTGGGAGACCATCAAGCGCTACGTCGAGCTGGGATTCGGTATCGCCATCGTCAGCAATATCTGCCTCACGGGCGAGGAGCGGGTGGCCGTGCGCTCGCTGCCAGAGATCTTCCCCAAGCGGACCTATGGGGTCATGGTGCGGCGTGGGCGGTTTCTTTCCGCCCAGGCCAAGCGCTTCATCGAGCTCATGAAGCCCGACTTCTTCGAAGAGCCGGAGAGCGCCGCCCGCAGCCGGCCGGCGCACCGTGAGAATGTCTTCGTCGCCTCCGACGGGGTGGATGCGATATGA
- the aceA gene encoding isocitrate lyase — protein MTERKSIEQIKRDWAENPRWADVTRPYPAEEVERLRGSVHIDYTLARQGAEKLWGSLHDEEMGYVNALGALTGNQAMQQVKAGLKAIYLSGWQVAADANSAHTMYPDQSLYPVNSVPAVVERINNCLLRADEIHHAEGDDSIDWLQPIVADAEAGFGGVLNAFELMKSMIRAGAAGVHFEDQLASVKKCGHMGGKVLVPTQEAVQKLIAARLAADTMDAPTLVVARTDALAADLITSDVDEYDAPFLTTERTAEGFFRTKAGEDQAIARGLAYAPYADLIWCETGTPDLGFARRFAEAIRREFPNQMLAYNCSPSFNWKGKLDDATIAKFQDELAAMGYKFQFITLAGFHSLNHSMFQLAKGYKARQMAAYSELQQEEFAAEKDGYTATRHQREVGAGYFDQLTQVIQGGQSSVTAMTGSTEEEQFKVAQ, from the coding sequence ATGACCGAGCGCAAGAGCATCGAGCAGATCAAGCGTGACTGGGCCGAGAATCCGCGTTGGGCCGACGTCACCCGTCCGTACCCGGCCGAAGAGGTGGAGCGCCTGCGCGGCAGTGTGCACATCGACTACACCCTGGCGCGGCAGGGCGCCGAGAAGCTCTGGGGTAGCCTGCACGACGAGGAGATGGGCTACGTCAACGCCCTGGGCGCGCTGACTGGGAACCAGGCCATGCAGCAGGTCAAGGCCGGGCTCAAGGCCATCTACCTGTCCGGCTGGCAGGTGGCGGCGGACGCCAACTCCGCCCACACGATGTATCCGGACCAGTCGCTGTACCCGGTGAACTCCGTGCCGGCGGTGGTGGAGCGCATCAACAACTGCCTGCTGCGCGCCGACGAGATCCACCATGCCGAGGGGGACGACAGCATCGACTGGCTGCAGCCCATCGTCGCCGACGCCGAGGCCGGCTTTGGTGGCGTGCTGAACGCCTTCGAGCTGATGAAATCCATGATCCGCGCCGGTGCCGCCGGTGTGCACTTCGAGGACCAGCTCGCCTCGGTCAAGAAGTGCGGCCACATGGGCGGCAAGGTGCTGGTGCCCACGCAGGAGGCGGTGCAGAAGCTGATCGCCGCGCGCCTGGCGGCCGACACCATGGATGCCCCGACGCTTGTGGTGGCGCGGACCGACGCCCTGGCGGCGGACCTCATCACCTCGGACGTCGATGAGTACGACGCCCCGTTCCTCACCACCGAGCGGACGGCCGAGGGCTTCTTCCGCACCAAGGCGGGTGAGGACCAGGCCATCGCCCGCGGGCTCGCCTATGCGCCGTATGCGGACCTCATCTGGTGCGAGACCGGCACGCCGGATCTCGGCTTCGCCCGGCGCTTCGCCGAGGCCATCCGGCGGGAGTTCCCGAACCAGATGCTGGCCTACAACTGCTCGCCCTCGTTCAACTGGAAGGGCAAGCTGGACGACGCCACCATCGCGAAGTTCCAGGACGAGCTGGCTGCGATGGGCTACAAGTTCCAGTTCATCACCCTGGCCGGCTTCCACAGCCTGAACCACTCCATGTTCCAGCTCGCCAAGGGCTACAAGGCGCGCCAGATGGCGGCCTACTCGGAGCTGCAGCAGGAGGAGTTCGCGGCCGAGAAGGACGGCTACACCGCGACCCGCCATCAGCGCGAGGTGGGTGCCGGCTACTTCGACCAGCTCACCCAGGTGATCCAGGGCGGCCAGTCATCGGTGACGGCCATGACCGGCTCCACCGAGGAAGAGCAGTTCAAGGTCGCCCAGTAG
- the clpS gene encoding ATP-dependent Clp protease adapter ClpS: MSDERDPKREGDDGLSVQEAEPKVKQPPLYRVVLLNDDYTPMEFVVEVLQTFFYMDRGKATQIMLHVHTRGKGICGVFSRDVAETKVDQVNDYAREHDHPLMCTMEPA, encoded by the coding sequence ATGAGTGACGAACGCGATCCGAAGCGTGAAGGTGACGACGGGCTCTCGGTCCAGGAGGCCGAGCCCAAGGTCAAGCAGCCCCCGCTGTACAGGGTGGTGCTGCTCAACGACGACTACACGCCGATGGAGTTCGTAGTGGAGGTCCTGCAGACCTTTTTCTACATGGACCGCGGCAAGGCCACACAAATCATGCTTCACGTGCATACTCGGGGTAAGGGGATCTGCGGGGTATTCAGTCGTGACGTCGCCGAGACCAAGGTGGATCAGGTCAACGATTACGCCCGCGAGCACGACCACCCGCTGATGTGCACGATGGAACCGGCCTGA